The following proteins are encoded in a genomic region of Leptospira fainei serovar Hurstbridge str. BUT 6:
- a CDS encoding universal stress protein, whose protein sequence is MKVLVSFANPKMGAKLFGLARALFSQAEDSLSIIALHVVSVESETEGFPRLEEDEIFKAVREEAAGCDFQFETVGFPSDWVVPGIVEIAKSKEIDLLLLGAARSLFSEGLLGGKVGDVLRKLSSIDVAVLADNGLHSPIEPVVLAPGLESAAIFPLLRGLSSFLKNPIPVFSGSRQEDFGLRGSHSFRPWLPFSLAPDTKKNLAILDYETYKSFHSILLAKKDLSYLILRRSF, encoded by the coding sequence ATGAAAGTTTTGGTATCGTTCGCAAACCCGAAAATGGGAGCAAAACTATTCGGGCTTGCAAGAGCTCTCTTTTCCCAAGCCGAAGATTCGCTTTCCATAATAGCTCTTCACGTAGTTTCCGTGGAATCCGAAACCGAAGGATTTCCTAGATTGGAGGAAGACGAGATTTTCAAAGCAGTACGGGAAGAAGCTGCAGGTTGTGATTTCCAATTTGAAACTGTCGGCTTTCCGTCGGATTGGGTCGTGCCGGGAATTGTTGAAATTGCAAAAAGTAAAGAAATCGACTTACTACTGTTAGGTGCAGCTCGTTCTTTGTTTTCGGAAGGCCTCCTGGGAGGAAAAGTCGGGGACGTTTTACGGAAGCTCTCATCGATCGACGTAGCAGTGTTAGCCGATAACGGCCTGCACTCACCGATCGAGCCTGTCGTCTTAGCTCCCGGATTGGAATCTGCCGCAATATTCCCTTTATTACGAGGCCTTTCTTCATTTTTGAAAAATCCCATCCCTGTCTTTTCCGGTTCTAGACAGGAAGATTTCGGACTTCGCGGCTCCCATTCGTTTCGTCCGTGGTTGCCTTTCTCCCTAGCGCCGGATACGAAGAAGAATCTCGCAATCCTGGACTACGAAACGTATAAATCCTTTCATTCTATTTTGTTGGCTAAAAAGGATCTCTCGTATTTGATTTTACGAAGAAGTTTCTGA
- the chrA gene encoding chromate efflux transporter, whose translation MSTNHRDGDLSKILDIFLVSLKLGLTSFGGPIAHIGYFHREYVVVKKWLDEKAYTDLVALCQFLPGPASSQLGIAIGTIRAGIGGGIAAWLGFTAPSAIALTCFAFLLLRYDFGNAIWIHGLKVVAVSVVAHAIFLMWKKLITTWNHTLIALSAAVILSFWQTALSQIVLIAAAGFLGRFLFTELKVEDVPAVQVNVKRSTAILCLVGFVFFLLFFPVLPLLTTSPWASLADSFYRSGSLVFGGGHVVLPLLEKELVPNGLISEQTFLAGYGAAQAVPGPLFTFASYLGATIDGVRGAFIATTAIFLPAFLLILGFLPFWNTIRKNTKMQGMLAGINSAVVGILLAALYNPLWTSAIHSALDFTVMIALFILLAFRNVSPWVIVLLGIAASYASKLNSLF comes from the coding sequence ATGTCGACTAACCATCGGGACGGCGATCTCAGCAAAATTTTGGATATTTTTCTCGTTTCCTTGAAATTGGGCCTAACTTCCTTTGGCGGCCCGATCGCCCATATCGGGTATTTTCATCGAGAATATGTCGTCGTAAAAAAATGGTTGGATGAGAAAGCGTATACGGATCTTGTCGCGCTCTGCCAATTTCTCCCTGGTCCGGCGAGCAGCCAATTGGGTATTGCAATAGGAACGATTCGCGCCGGAATCGGAGGGGGAATCGCGGCTTGGTTAGGTTTTACGGCGCCTTCCGCAATTGCGCTTACCTGCTTTGCCTTTCTCTTATTGCGATACGATTTCGGAAATGCGATCTGGATTCACGGTTTGAAGGTTGTGGCCGTGTCGGTAGTGGCTCATGCGATTTTTTTAATGTGGAAGAAGCTGATCACGACTTGGAATCACACTTTGATCGCTTTGTCCGCGGCCGTCATCTTATCCTTTTGGCAGACCGCCCTTAGCCAAATCGTTCTCATTGCCGCAGCAGGATTTCTAGGAAGGTTTCTTTTCACCGAATTAAAAGTAGAGGATGTGCCCGCGGTACAAGTGAATGTGAAGAGATCAACCGCCATTCTATGTCTCGTCGGCTTCGTTTTCTTTTTGCTATTCTTCCCCGTGCTCCCCCTGCTAACGACAAGCCCTTGGGCTTCTTTAGCGGATAGTTTTTATCGATCCGGTTCGTTAGTCTTTGGGGGAGGTCACGTCGTCCTGCCTCTTTTGGAGAAGGAATTAGTTCCTAACGGTCTGATTTCCGAACAAACTTTTCTTGCCGGCTACGGTGCCGCTCAGGCTGTTCCCGGACCGCTATTTACTTTTGCCAGTTATTTGGGCGCCACTATAGACGGGGTTAGGGGGGCTTTCATTGCGACGACGGCTATTTTTCTTCCGGCGTTTTTATTGATTCTGGGTTTTTTACCTTTTTGGAATACGATTCGTAAAAATACGAAAATGCAAGGAATGTTAGCCGGGATTAATTCCGCAGTCGTCGGAATTTTGCTCGCCGCTCTATACAATCCTCTTTGGACTTCCGCGATTCATTCGGCTTTGGATTTTACCGTCATGATTGCGCTTTTTATACTGCTTGCTTTTCGGAATGTGTCGCCCTGGGTGATCGTTCTTTTAGGGATTGCCGCGAGTTATGCGTCGAAATTGAATTCCTTGTTTTAG
- a CDS encoding FG-GAP repeat protein — MNLDSLRKRNLSFGMFVPLLFALVCIAGCKKQNNQAWLLLGLLPASSLPIQDTLGLSQQAYLKAPNTSNNDQFGYSLSIDGDTIVAGAPFEDSNTTSILQDSNLSAANDNGNDTGAAYVFTRSGPKWIHQAYLKAPNASNSDNFGTSVAIDAETIAVGASGEDSNTTVILNGSNLSSTNDSGNNTGAVYIFIRNGATWTHQAYLKAPNASNSDQFGAAVAINGDTVVAGSSGEDSNTTTIINGSNLSSTNDNGSNVGAAYVFVRNGSTWTHQAYLKAPNGFNSDSFGNSVTVDGNTIAVGAKMESSTTTSIIQGTDLSATNQNGSGNGAVYVFVRSGTTWTHQAYLKAPNTSNSDLFGSSVAIKGNTVAVGAPFESSDTNTIIQGPNLGSTNNLGSNNGAVYVFERVGTTWNQEAYLKAPNSSNQHAFGGSVGIFGNLIVVGAPGETSTTNSIVHGNDLHSTNREGFFNGAAYVFEKSGTQWSHRDYLKPSNNTNGIFFGGATAISGNTIIAGALAEGSNSNWIINGADLSSANKNGANNGAVYVFGL, encoded by the coding sequence ATGAATCTTGACTCATTACGGAAAAGAAATCTAAGTTTTGGAATGTTCGTTCCATTACTTTTCGCTCTCGTTTGTATTGCAGGTTGTAAAAAACAGAATAATCAAGCATGGTTACTCTTAGGGCTTCTACCAGCTTCTTCCTTGCCTATTCAGGATACGTTAGGCCTCTCGCAGCAAGCGTATTTGAAAGCGCCTAATACGTCCAATAACGATCAATTCGGATACTCGCTCTCAATCGACGGAGATACGATCGTGGCCGGTGCGCCTTTCGAGGATAGCAATACGACTTCTATTCTTCAAGATTCAAATTTAAGCGCCGCCAACGATAACGGAAATGATACCGGAGCGGCGTACGTATTTACGAGATCGGGTCCCAAATGGATTCATCAAGCATATTTAAAAGCGCCTAACGCATCCAATTCGGATAATTTTGGAACTTCCGTTGCAATCGACGCAGAGACCATCGCAGTAGGAGCAAGTGGAGAAGATAGTAATACGACGGTGATACTAAACGGATCCAATCTAAGCTCCACGAATGACAGTGGCAATAATACCGGCGCAGTGTATATTTTCATAAGAAACGGCGCAACCTGGACACACCAAGCCTATCTCAAAGCGCCAAATGCGTCCAACTCGGATCAGTTCGGAGCCGCGGTCGCAATTAATGGGGATACCGTAGTAGCAGGATCCAGCGGGGAAGACAGTAATACGACGACGATAATTAACGGATCCAATTTAAGTTCTACGAACGATAACGGAAGTAATGTAGGAGCCGCGTATGTCTTTGTAAGAAACGGATCGACTTGGACTCACCAAGCTTACTTGAAAGCTCCTAACGGGTTTAACTCTGATTCATTCGGAAACTCAGTCACCGTCGACGGGAATACCATTGCGGTCGGCGCCAAAATGGAAAGTAGCACCACAACTTCGATCATCCAAGGAACCGATTTATCCGCAACCAACCAAAACGGAAGCGGCAATGGAGCAGTTTATGTATTCGTCAGATCGGGAACAACCTGGACTCACCAAGCTTATCTAAAAGCGCCTAACACGTCGAACTCCGACTTATTTGGAAGTAGCGTTGCGATCAAGGGGAATACCGTCGCCGTAGGTGCGCCGTTCGAATCCAGCGATACGAACACGATCATCCAGGGACCAAATCTCGGATCCACAAACAACTTAGGTTCGAATAACGGTGCAGTTTATGTATTCGAGAGAGTAGGAACGACTTGGAACCAGGAAGCATATTTGAAAGCGCCGAATTCGTCCAATCAACATGCTTTCGGAGGTTCGGTGGGGATTTTCGGAAATCTCATCGTCGTTGGAGCGCCGGGAGAAACGAGCACAACCAATTCCATCGTTCACGGCAACGATCTACATTCAACGAATAGAGAAGGATTTTTTAACGGAGCCGCTTATGTATTCGAGAAATCCGGAACTCAATGGTCCCACCGAGATTATCTAAAACCTTCCAACAATACGAATGGAATTTTCTTCGGGGGAGCAACGGCAATTTCCGGAAATACGATCATAGCGGGCGCGTTAGCCGAAGGAAGCAACAGTAACTGGATTATTAATGGCGCCGATTTAAGTTCCGCGAATAAAAACGGAGCCAATAATGGAGCCGTATATGTGTTCGGGTTATAA
- a CDS encoding AgmX/PglI C-terminal domain-containing protein produces MINQTFLLKGSLIVGFFLFILFGFQVYQFKKSHADLLEELHKLQMNFGKSMNGNDPYLKNEVKNTILKNSGKIQECYNEYLETRPRATTGITQVDWRIDIYGNVLIPEIVRSNFTEEKFKTCLTEKISLWIFPPPSVEKYVSHKFSFEKR; encoded by the coding sequence ATGATAAATCAAACTTTTTTGCTCAAGGGTAGCCTTATTGTCGGGTTCTTTCTTTTTATTCTTTTCGGTTTTCAAGTGTATCAATTCAAAAAGTCTCACGCAGATTTATTAGAAGAATTGCATAAACTACAAATGAATTTCGGTAAATCCATGAATGGAAACGATCCTTACCTCAAAAACGAAGTAAAAAACACGATTCTAAAGAATTCCGGAAAAATTCAGGAATGTTACAACGAATATCTAGAGACGAGGCCGAGGGCTACGACAGGAATAACTCAAGTCGACTGGAGAATCGATATCTACGGAAACGTACTGATTCCTGAAATTGTACGGTCTAATTTTACGGAAGAAAAATTCAAAACATGCCTAACGGAGAAGATCTCTTTATGGATCTTTCCTCCTCCCTCGGTCGAAAAATATGTTTCTCATAAATTTTCTTTCGAAAAGAGATAA
- a CDS encoding DUF1554 domain-containing protein yields the protein MKLYDFKTLGLLILYAILSVHCNQAKPMQLDSSKSPLGAFLPNIIFALSVTPIQFQSSATVTENSSLVISIASTEKLDSPVTYNLSFSSPIMTISPSSITLSSSSPSATVTVTHGIDNDCLDQNYPLVAIQTDKGLSQTLQVGTADIDKCTFVATNQAQGGIGYFGTFGGVPGADAICASEKPASLPGATTSYKALITVQTGTVVRAITSTANCGLPSTPNCNNNHNWVLATNTRYYGSDALTLLFKTHAQAPIFYFTSGNLTSPLGMGASGGIWTGLKSDWTETASYQCMAIVPTYEEWFPNPYSYYINTAHYGSLSAVDSTSLDTGTAATDCTTVRKNLFCIRQ from the coding sequence ATGAAACTATACGATTTTAAAACCCTGGGGCTCCTTATTTTATATGCCATCCTTTCGGTTCATTGCAACCAAGCAAAACCGATGCAGCTGGATTCGAGTAAAAGTCCTTTGGGAGCCTTTTTACCGAATATTATTTTTGCATTAAGCGTAACTCCGATTCAGTTTCAATCTTCGGCTACCGTCACTGAAAACAGTTCTTTAGTGATTTCAATCGCTTCGACCGAAAAATTGGATTCTCCAGTTACCTATAACTTAAGTTTTAGCAGTCCGATTATGACTATCTCGCCTAGTAGTATTACTCTTTCGTCTTCGAGTCCGAGCGCGACGGTTACGGTCACTCACGGAATCGATAATGATTGCCTAGACCAGAATTACCCGTTAGTCGCTATTCAAACCGACAAAGGATTAAGTCAAACTCTTCAAGTCGGAACGGCAGATATCGATAAATGTACGTTTGTGGCAACGAATCAAGCTCAAGGTGGAATCGGGTATTTCGGAACCTTTGGCGGCGTTCCCGGAGCCGATGCAATTTGTGCATCGGAAAAGCCTGCTTCATTGCCGGGAGCCACGACTAGCTACAAGGCTTTAATCACCGTTCAGACGGGTACGGTTGTAAGAGCGATTACTTCGACTGCGAATTGCGGACTTCCATCCACACCTAATTGTAATAACAATCATAATTGGGTTTTAGCAACGAATACCCGCTATTACGGCAGCGACGCCTTAACGCTTCTCTTTAAAACGCACGCGCAAGCTCCTATCTTCTATTTTACTTCCGGGAATTTAACGAGCCCTTTGGGAATGGGAGCGAGCGGAGGAATTTGGACCGGTTTAAAGTCGGATTGGACAGAAACCGCTTCTTACCAGTGCATGGCTATCGTCCCTACATACGAAGAGTGGTTTCCAAATCCATATTCTTATTATATAAATACCGCGCATTATGGAAGTCTATCGGCTGTGGATTCCACCTCTTTAGATACAGGAACTGCCGCTACCGATTGCACGACCGTAAGAAAGAATCTGTTTTGTATTCGGCAATAA
- the gpmI gene encoding 2,3-bisphosphoglycerate-independent phosphoglycerate mutase: protein MQLSKQSPFIPRKVLLVILDGVGYSPKGPEFGNAIAAAKLPFLNKLWNEAPTVHLKAHGTAVGMPSDEDMGNSEVGHNVLGCGRIFDQGAKLVNNSIADSSLFEGSAWKEIVENCKTKNSTLHLIGLFSDGNVHAHIDHTKALIENAIKVGVPKIRLHILLDGRDVPEKSALDYLVPFEKWLTEFRNNGKDIKIASGGGRMTITMDRYEADWSMVELGWKVHVKGEGRQFPGAEAAIRTFRSEDPTVIDQYLPSFVISENGKPVGQIVDGDSVVFTNFRGDRAIEISQAFTQKNFDKFDRGPLPEVCYAGMTQYDGDLKLPERFLVTPPAIDRTLGEYMANSGILQYALSETQKYGHVTFFWNGNRSGHFDVSKEDYKEIPSDVIPFDQTPNMKAEAITQELEKVLSENKHDFYRVNYPNGDMVGHTGNFTATVRAMEFLDECMKRLSVVCSKQEIVLVVTADHGNADEMYQLDKKGNVQKDNAGHPVPKTSHTLNPVPFSILDPNGKLSLKKNVPNAGLANVAATLLDIMGYQTPEGYHESLLTK from the coding sequence ATGCAACTTAGTAAACAATCTCCTTTTATTCCCAGAAAAGTATTATTAGTTATTTTAGACGGTGTCGGTTACTCTCCTAAGGGCCCGGAATTCGGAAATGCGATTGCAGCTGCAAAACTTCCGTTCTTAAACAAGCTTTGGAACGAAGCTCCGACCGTTCATTTAAAAGCACATGGAACCGCAGTGGGAATGCCCTCCGATGAGGACATGGGAAATTCTGAAGTCGGTCATAACGTACTCGGCTGCGGAAGAATCTTCGATCAGGGCGCGAAATTAGTGAATAATTCGATCGCCGACTCGTCGTTATTCGAAGGCTCGGCTTGGAAAGAAATCGTGGAGAATTGCAAAACTAAAAACTCCACGTTGCATTTGATCGGTCTCTTTTCGGACGGAAATGTCCATGCTCATATCGATCACACGAAGGCTCTTATAGAAAACGCGATTAAAGTCGGAGTACCAAAAATTCGGCTCCACATTCTATTGGATGGAAGAGACGTACCGGAAAAGTCCGCATTGGATTATTTAGTCCCGTTCGAAAAATGGTTAACCGAATTCCGAAATAACGGGAAGGATATTAAAATAGCATCGGGCGGCGGAAGGATGACGATCACGATGGACCGTTACGAAGCGGACTGGTCTATGGTAGAGCTTGGATGGAAAGTCCATGTAAAAGGCGAAGGCAGACAATTTCCCGGAGCCGAGGCGGCCATCCGAACTTTCAGAAGCGAGGATCCGACGGTAATCGATCAATATCTTCCGTCTTTCGTGATATCGGAAAACGGAAAACCGGTCGGCCAAATCGTCGACGGTGATTCGGTTGTATTTACGAATTTTCGCGGAGATAGAGCCATCGAAATCTCCCAGGCATTCACTCAAAAGAATTTCGATAAGTTCGATCGAGGACCGCTACCGGAAGTTTGCTACGCGGGTATGACGCAATACGACGGAGATCTAAAATTGCCGGAACGATTTTTAGTCACGCCGCCGGCGATCGATAGAACGCTAGGCGAGTATATGGCAAACTCCGGCATTTTACAATATGCGTTATCCGAAACTCAAAAGTACGGGCATGTTACGTTCTTTTGGAACGGAAATCGATCCGGACATTTCGATGTATCAAAGGAAGATTATAAGGAGATTCCGTCCGACGTTATTCCTTTTGATCAAACACCGAATATGAAAGCGGAAGCAATCACGCAAGAATTGGAGAAAGTACTCTCCGAAAACAAACATGACTTCTACAGGGTCAATTATCCGAACGGAGACATGGTAGGTCACACCGGGAATTTTACGGCCACCGTTCGGGCGATGGAATTTCTAGACGAATGTATGAAGCGACTTTCCGTCGTATGCTCCAAGCAGGAAATCGTTCTCGTAGTTACCGCAGATCACGGGAATGCGGACGAAATGTACCAGTTGGACAAAAAAGGAAACGTTCAAAAGGACAATGCCGGACATCCGGTTCCAAAAACCTCCCACACGTTAAATCCGGTTCCTTTTAGCATTTTAGACCCTAACGGAAAACTTTCACTCAAGAAAAATGTTCCGAATGCGGGATTAGCAAATGTAGCCGCCACTTTGTTGGATATCATGGGATACCAAACGCCGGAAGGATACCACGAAAGTTTACTAACGAAATGA
- a CDS encoding PadR family transcriptional regulator: MSTIDLIILGILIKRPMNAYEIVHYVENDQVDRMIKISTPAIYKSCKRLFQAGYLTGKTEKEGENPEKVIYSINAAGKKYFYELIRNFSSKIQPFYIDFNAVILNLDRLDREEGLATLLTLKKQIFGWKEWILEHEKDMKTAPFPVKTIIKQYRMTFSALSDWIEQTIREFKKE, encoded by the coding sequence ATGTCAACGATAGACTTAATCATATTAGGCATTCTAATCAAGCGGCCGATGAACGCGTACGAGATCGTACATTACGTAGAGAACGATCAAGTCGATCGAATGATCAAAATAAGTACCCCTGCGATTTACAAAAGTTGCAAGAGGCTTTTTCAAGCCGGTTACTTGACGGGAAAAACCGAAAAAGAAGGGGAAAATCCCGAAAAAGTGATCTACTCGATCAATGCAGCCGGCAAGAAATATTTCTACGAATTAATTCGGAATTTCTCATCGAAGATACAGCCCTTCTATATCGATTTTAACGCGGTCATTCTAAATTTGGATCGACTCGACCGAGAGGAAGGTTTGGCGACTCTCCTTACCCTAAAAAAGCAGATTTTTGGATGGAAAGAATGGATTCTGGAACATGAAAAAGATATGAAAACAGCTCCATTTCCGGTAAAAACCATCATAAAACAGTATCGGATGACATTTAGCGCGTTATCCGACTGGATTGAACAAACGATTCGTGAATTCAAAAAAGAGTAG
- a CDS encoding sterol desaturase family protein codes for MNKLITYFLYPVLLSLNIGFIGAALVLSWELKYAFIWISGFNAIVLLIVEFVFPLKQEWKMTKKSFVRDLKWMSVTILSINAVKFFFAFIAIALSRENKGLFRDSSFIIESVAIAVIFEFGQYWYHRISHEGKGWIGKWLWSIHVAHHLPDRVYLLMHPVLHPINTIVIQVIIQGTFLLLGCRPESIFIFNVLLGLHELFSHFNVNIKAGPLNYIFIGTELHRFHHSANLDEAKNYGTFLSLWDIVFGTFVYRSESIPEKLGVPEPENYPNSSQLIAVMSLPFTKLGNNSEL; via the coding sequence ATGAACAAATTAATTACATATTTCCTGTATCCGGTTCTGCTATCCTTGAATATCGGATTCATTGGAGCGGCTCTCGTTTTAAGCTGGGAGTTAAAATATGCCTTCATTTGGATCAGCGGATTCAACGCGATCGTTTTATTGATCGTTGAATTCGTATTTCCACTTAAGCAAGAATGGAAGATGACCAAAAAATCTTTTGTGCGGGATTTAAAATGGATGTCCGTTACGATTCTCTCAATAAATGCAGTGAAATTCTTTTTTGCATTTATAGCGATTGCACTAAGCCGCGAAAATAAAGGGTTATTCCGCGATTCATCGTTCATTATAGAGTCGGTCGCAATAGCTGTAATCTTCGAATTCGGACAATATTGGTATCACCGAATAAGTCACGAAGGAAAAGGTTGGATCGGCAAATGGCTCTGGAGTATTCATGTGGCTCATCATTTACCCGATCGAGTTTATCTTCTCATGCATCCGGTTCTACATCCGATCAATACTATAGTAATACAAGTAATCATACAAGGAACCTTCCTTCTATTAGGTTGCCGCCCTGAATCTATCTTTATCTTTAATGTTCTGCTCGGACTACACGAATTATTTTCGCACTTCAATGTGAATATAAAAGCTGGCCCTCTAAACTATATTTTTATAGGAACCGAACTCCATCGGTTTCATCACAGTGCGAATTTGGACGAAGCTAAAAATTATGGAACATTCCTAAGTCTTTGGGACATTGTGTTTGGAACTTTCGTTTATCGATCGGAAAGCATTCCGGAAAAACTCGGCGTACCTGAACCTGAGAACTATCCGAATAGTAGTCAGCTGATAGCCGTAATGTCGCTTCCATTTACAAAATTAGGAAATAACTCCGAGTTATAG
- a CDS encoding DUF3147 family protein, protein MSYLLFKYFLTSLLIVLISEVARRNERLGGFLAALPIITILTLIWLKIDNASSEKISNHAYYTFWYVLPTLPMFLIFPKLNQRFDFWPSLAICIVGTVLLFFLFGYLSGRFGIKLL, encoded by the coding sequence ATGTCGTATTTACTGTTTAAATATTTTTTGACGTCGCTTCTGATCGTATTGATATCGGAAGTAGCAAGAAGAAACGAAAGACTGGGCGGCTTTTTAGCTGCCCTCCCGATAATAACGATTTTAACGTTAATTTGGCTTAAGATTGATAATGCTTCATCGGAAAAAATCTCAAATCATGCATACTATACTTTTTGGTATGTTCTTCCTACTCTTCCGATGTTTTTAATTTTTCCGAAACTAAATCAAAGATTCGATTTTTGGCCCTCCTTGGCGATCTGCATAGTCGGTACGGTTCTCCTTTTTTTTCTTTTCGGATACCTATCCGGCAGATTCGGCATTAAACTTCTTTAA
- a CDS encoding haloalkane dehalogenase, with translation MKDFLRTPEENFVNLPNYPFRPNYVQLDSFRMHYLDEGNANAKETLLLLHGEPSWSFLYRKMVPPLINAGYRVVVPDLIGFGKSDKPTDPAVFTYKQHVEWLKSFLLQTKLDNLTLFCQDWGGLLGLRAVAELPDRFGRVCAGNTFLPTGDIPPKEEFLKWRDFSQKVKSLPIGRIIQNGCISKLSKEVMNGYEAPYPDETYKTGARIFPTLVPITPNNDASIDNRNAWNVLRQWKKPFLTAFSDSDPITKGGDIFFRRAVPGAKGQKHVTITNAGHFLQEDKGEELAAILIEFVDSNPV, from the coding sequence ATGAAAGACTTCCTGAGAACTCCCGAAGAAAATTTCGTTAATCTTCCAAACTATCCATTCCGTCCGAACTATGTTCAACTAGACTCATTTAGGATGCATTATTTGGATGAGGGGAATGCAAATGCAAAGGAAACCCTTTTACTTTTACACGGCGAGCCCTCCTGGTCTTTTTTGTATCGCAAAATGGTTCCACCTTTAATAAACGCCGGCTATAGGGTCGTGGTGCCGGATTTAATCGGATTCGGAAAATCGGACAAACCTACAGATCCGGCCGTTTTCACTTATAAGCAGCATGTCGAGTGGCTAAAATCTTTTTTACTTCAGACAAAATTGGACAATCTAACTCTTTTTTGTCAAGACTGGGGAGGTCTGCTCGGACTACGAGCAGTCGCAGAACTTCCGGATCGTTTTGGTCGAGTCTGCGCCGGAAATACATTTTTACCTACCGGCGATATTCCGCCGAAAGAAGAATTCTTAAAATGGAGAGACTTCTCTCAAAAAGTAAAATCTCTTCCGATCGGTCGAATTATACAAAACGGATGCATTTCCAAACTTTCGAAAGAAGTAATGAATGGATACGAAGCGCCCTACCCGGACGAGACCTACAAAACCGGGGCTCGCATCTTTCCAACTTTAGTTCCTATAACGCCTAATAATGATGCGTCGATCGATAATCGAAACGCCTGGAATGTTCTCCGGCAATGGAAGAAACCATTTCTTACCGCCTTTAGCGATTCCGACCCAATCACCAAAGGCGGAGATATTTTCTTCAGAAGGGCTGTCCCTGGCGCAAAGGGTCAGAAGCATGTTACGATCACAAATGCGGGGCATTTTCTTCAAGAAGACAAAGGGGAAGAATTGGCCGCAATTTTAATCGAATTCGTAGATAGCAATCCAGTATAG
- a CDS encoding TetR/AcrR family transcriptional regulator, which yields MKDKNLAEVYHYYVDNGSAGKESSSSVRERENLLDRGLPLRKSKERIIDAALQLFSERGFFETHIPDIALRAKIGVGTIYRNFRNKDHLFNESFRKCLFEFLTFLEKEIVEQSDRRERFFLLWTGISSFSKAKPNEFFFLNRFFSSAHLDDESLTEFLGLKFRLAVYFRSEEGDAFSDTCASLVLGSFLGLMRLQSEESGFPDQEIIRRSAEILWSGLSQMHIMDESQIMKSDGEDQNIG from the coding sequence ATGAAAGACAAAAACTTAGCGGAAGTCTACCACTATTATGTAGATAATGGTTCTGCTGGAAAAGAAAGCTCTTCCTCAGTTCGAGAAAGAGAAAATTTATTAGACAGAGGATTACCTCTGCGAAAGTCGAAAGAGCGAATTATTGACGCAGCACTTCAATTATTTTCGGAAAGGGGGTTTTTTGAAACTCATATTCCGGATATCGCTTTGCGCGCAAAGATTGGAGTTGGTACAATTTATCGAAATTTTCGGAACAAAGACCATCTCTTCAACGAGTCGTTTCGAAAATGTCTCTTCGAGTTTCTGACTTTCTTAGAAAAGGAAATCGTAGAACAATCGGATAGAAGAGAGAGATTTTTCTTGCTTTGGACTGGAATCAGCTCCTTTTCTAAGGCGAAGCCGAACGAATTCTTTTTTCTAAATCGATTTTTTAGCTCAGCGCATTTGGATGATGAGAGCTTGACGGAATTTCTCGGACTTAAATTCAGACTTGCCGTTTATTTTCGATCGGAAGAGGGGGACGCGTTTTCCGATACTTGCGCTTCATTAGTGCTCGGTTCATTTCTCGGTTTGATGCGATTGCAGTCGGAAGAATCCGGCTTTCCCGATCAGGAGATAATTCGTCGCTCCGCAGAAATTCTTTGGAGTGGTTTATCGCAAATGCACATTATGGACGAATCGCAAATTATGAAATCGGACGGCGAGGATCAGAATATAGGTTAA